The following nucleotide sequence is from Phycisphaera sp..
CGCTGCGTGGGGGTCAGACTTTGACCTCCCAACGCTGGAGTTCCCGTATCAGGAGTCGGATCCCGAAGCGGCTGGCGATGAGGGAGTGGCCGGCGTTGAAGATACATCCGGGCCGACCAGCTTTTGGGAGGGCTGGACGCGGACGGCCGAGTTCGGCCTGACCGGGTCGTCCGGCAACACCGAGAACCTCAACATCCGCGCCATCTTCGAGACCGAACGCGAGACCGACACGCTCCGCACGCTCTTCCGGGCCCGCTACCTCTACGGCGAGGACGAGGGCAGTGTCTCGGAGAACGAGGGCCGGGCCCGCGGCGAGAACGACTGGCTGTATCCCGGCGAGCGGTACTTCACGTTCGTGTTCGGCGTGTACGAGTACGACGAGTTCCAGGATTGGGAAACCCGGCTCCAGTTGTTCGGTGGCCTGGGCTACGAGTTCCTCAAGGAGCGTGCGTTGCTGGAGAACGGCCAGGACCGGGCTTCGCTCGCGGGTCGTATTGGTGCGGGCGTCACGCGCGAATTTGGTGGGACCGACGACACGTGGCACCCAGAAGGCGTTGTTGGCCTGGACTTCGTCTGGGAGATCAACGATCGCAACACGTTCGCGGCCGGCACCGAGGTCTTCCCGGCGCTGGACGATCTCGGCGAATTCCGTGCGGTGAGCTACATCTCGCACGATGTGCTACTGGCCGATACGGCCGATCTGCGACTCCGTGTGGGTGCCGAGCACGAGTACGACTCGGATCCTGGCGATGCGAAAGAGCACGACGTCAAGTATTTCTTGACGATTCTCGCGACGTTCTAGTCACAGTCCGAAATTCTGTGGGAGAAGATTATGTTCTTACAAGAAGATGGCGGTTCGTCCGCCGAGGGTTCTGAGCAGGCTGCCGAGGCTTCCAAGTTCCAGGATACCACCGGTCAACTTTGGGAGAAAATCAGCAGCGGCAACTTCGACCAGATCACCCT
It contains:
- a CDS encoding DUF481 domain-containing protein, which produces MSVSNKSRILAGVAAFSVAAAAWGSDFDLPTLEFPYQESDPEAAGDEGVAGVEDTSGPTSFWEGWTRTAEFGLTGSSGNTENLNIRAIFETERETDTLRTLFRARYLYGEDEGSVSENEGRARGENDWLYPGERYFTFVFGVYEYDEFQDWETRLQLFGGLGYEFLKERALLENGQDRASLAGRIGAGVTREFGGTDDTWHPEGVVGLDFVWEINDRNTFAAGTEVFPALDDLGEFRAVSYISHDVLLADTADLRLRVGAEHEYDSDPGDAKEHDVKYFLTILATF